In Lycium ferocissimum isolate CSIRO_LF1 chromosome 11, AGI_CSIRO_Lferr_CH_V1, whole genome shotgun sequence, a single genomic region encodes these proteins:
- the LOC132038029 gene encoding chaperonin CPN60-like 1, mitochondrial gives MYRFVANLASKARVARTNTQQIGGRLNWSRSYAAKDIRFGVEARAAMLQGIVELADAVKVTMGPKVNFLSTPLVNTLRLLHRLFIYLYVNNSTPLVNTHCLFPTKCSSFLPQTCSNK, from the exons ATGTATCGTTTTGTAGCAAATCTTGCTTCCAAAGCGAG AGTGGCAAGAACCAACACCCAACAA ATTGGTGGAAGGTTAAATTGGAGTAGAAGTTATGCTGCAAAGGATATTAGATTTGGTGTTGAAGCTCGAGCTGCAATGCTTCAAGGTATTGTAGAACTTGCTGATGCTGTTAAAGTCACTATGGGTCCAAAGGTGAATTTTTTATCAACCCCATTAGTGAATACACTCCGTTTGTTACATAGATTgttcatatatttatatgtaaacAATTCAACCCCATTAGTGAATACACACTGTTTGTTCCCAACCAAGTGCAGCAGTTTTTTGCCCCAAACATGCAGCAACAAATAG